One region of Catenuloplanes indicus genomic DNA includes:
- a CDS encoding IPT/TIG domain-containing protein produces the protein MRKSQPTIGRRLLRAGIATGAVSAVLFAAAPPAFAANIAVTLSPNAGPVNAATTITATGTGLATDSTTSAMIDVRFVTATTCPTTNGSPSATSIAATGVTRDSANAVTFTTPNPLGTAPATYRVCIYGVTTGTPGTTAPLIGNASTATTAFRTFTSGTLSATTGPTSGGNTITISGTGVVGTGATVAATFTSGACSGTYATSGTSFAATSTVKNTADQATITVPATATAAGGPYRVCLYNGSTAGTSLLLASATATYQPAFPQAILSSSTGKNGGGNTITATLSGAFTGITPSVVFVNDASPCPTTYGTPTAGTVATVTNTDDVATITVPSGVLAPNGFNVCFYNGSSSSSGQIAAGNATYVPTLPSIVLSPDSGSTATATTITATSTGTSNFLLGVTSPGVTFTKSACPTTYATSGTNFAASSVIRISNNKAAITVPTTVVHTPGATSTTSWNTCIYSDASSGPLVGTAVYKVGAVLTVTAISPGSGPAQGGSSVLVTGTGFTPGMTASIGGAAINNIVVAPNGLTFTGTTTPRSSGTGLGLTVRTEAGSKTLASAYDYSFGITVMPNTAPAGSASVTLDVLGAGFETIGFASPTVPGNNADAHVYLVRSGAGAATAYDPTDNGSGGKTVPQIAECTNVLVISDLELLCTLNLTDTLTNAATPASAGTPVPEGTYTITVVDTGAVTPTAGVTKSKITSGSTFTVADY, from the coding sequence ATGCGCAAGTCCCAGCCAACTATCGGCCGCCGGCTGCTCCGAGCCGGCATCGCGACAGGTGCGGTCTCCGCCGTCCTGTTCGCCGCGGCCCCACCCGCGTTCGCGGCCAACATCGCCGTCACGCTGTCGCCGAACGCGGGGCCGGTCAACGCCGCCACGACGATCACCGCCACCGGCACCGGCCTGGCGACCGACAGCACCACGTCGGCCATGATCGACGTTCGCTTCGTCACGGCTACGACCTGCCCGACCACGAACGGCAGCCCGAGCGCGACCAGCATCGCGGCGACCGGCGTCACGCGTGACTCGGCCAACGCCGTCACGTTCACCACCCCGAACCCCCTCGGCACGGCCCCCGCGACCTACCGAGTCTGCATCTACGGCGTCACCACCGGCACTCCCGGCACCACCGCACCGCTCATCGGCAACGCGTCCACCGCGACCACCGCGTTCCGGACCTTCACGTCCGGCACGCTGTCCGCGACCACGGGGCCGACCTCCGGCGGCAACACCATCACGATCAGCGGCACCGGCGTGGTCGGCACCGGCGCCACCGTCGCGGCCACGTTCACCAGCGGCGCCTGCTCGGGTACGTACGCGACCAGCGGCACCAGCTTCGCCGCGACGTCCACCGTGAAGAACACCGCCGACCAGGCGACCATCACGGTCCCGGCGACCGCCACCGCGGCGGGCGGCCCCTACCGGGTCTGCCTCTACAACGGCAGCACCGCCGGCACCAGCCTGCTGCTCGCCTCCGCGACCGCCACGTACCAGCCGGCGTTCCCGCAGGCGATCCTGAGCTCGTCGACCGGCAAGAACGGTGGCGGCAACACGATCACGGCCACGCTGTCCGGTGCGTTCACCGGCATCACGCCGTCCGTGGTGTTCGTGAACGACGCGAGCCCGTGCCCGACGACGTACGGCACGCCGACGGCCGGCACGGTGGCCACGGTGACCAACACGGACGACGTCGCCACCATCACGGTGCCGAGCGGCGTGCTGGCCCCGAACGGCTTCAACGTCTGCTTCTACAACGGCAGCAGCAGCTCCAGCGGGCAGATCGCCGCCGGTAACGCGACCTACGTGCCGACGCTGCCGTCCATCGTGCTGAGCCCGGACTCCGGCTCCACCGCGACCGCCACCACGATCACCGCGACCTCGACCGGCACCAGCAACTTCCTGCTCGGTGTCACGTCCCCGGGCGTGACGTTCACCAAGAGCGCCTGCCCGACGACGTACGCGACCAGCGGCACCAACTTCGCCGCCAGCAGCGTCATCCGGATCTCGAACAACAAGGCCGCGATCACGGTGCCGACCACGGTGGTCCACACGCCGGGCGCCACGTCCACCACGTCCTGGAACACCTGCATCTACTCCGACGCGTCCAGCGGTCCGCTGGTCGGCACCGCGGTCTACAAGGTCGGTGCGGTCCTCACGGTCACCGCGATCTCGCCGGGCAGCGGCCCGGCCCAGGGCGGTAGCTCGGTGCTCGTCACCGGCACCGGCTTCACCCCGGGCATGACCGCGTCCATCGGCGGCGCCGCGATCAACAACATCGTGGTGGCGCCGAACGGTCTCACCTTCACCGGCACCACGACGCCGCGCAGCTCCGGAACCGGCCTGGGCCTCACGGTCCGGACCGAGGCGGGCTCGAAGACGCTCGCCTCCGCCTACGACTACTCGTTCGGCATCACCGTCATGCCGAACACCGCACCGGCCGGCTCCGCCAGCGTCACGCTGGACGTGCTCGGCGCCGGCTTCGAGACGATCGGGTTCGCCAGCCCGACCGTGCCCGGCAACAACGCCGACGCTCACGTCTACCTGGTCCGCAGCGGTGCCGGTGCGGCCACCGCCTACGACCCGACCGACAACGGCAGCGGCGGCAAGACCGTCCCGCAGATCGCGGAGTGCACCAACGTCCTCGTGATCAGCGACCTGGAACTGCTGTGCACGCTCAACCTCACCGACACGCTGACCAACGCGGCGACGCCGGCGAGCGCGGGCACTCCGGTCCCGGAGGGCACCTACACGATCACGGTGGTGGACACCGGCGCGGTCACGCCGACCGCCGGCGTCACGAAGTCGAAGATCACCAGCGGTTCGACCTTCACGGTGGCGGACTACTGA